The following proteins are co-located in the Manihot esculenta cultivar AM560-2 chromosome 7, M.esculenta_v8, whole genome shotgun sequence genome:
- the LOC110618860 gene encoding COX assembly mitochondrial protein 2 homolog, producing the protein MHPPLTLHRHPMCAEIIEQFQQCHLDHPYGKFFGKCTDLKIKLDRCFREEKAVKRKANFEQSKKLKERLQTIRKEAAERMP; encoded by the exons ATGCATCCTCCTTTGACATTACATAGGCATCCAATGTGTGCTGAA ATAATTGAGCAATTCCAACAGTGTCATTTGGACCATCCCTATGGAAAATTCTTTGGAAAATGTACAGACCTCAAAATAAAGCTTGATCGATGTTTTCGAGAGGAA AAAGCTGTGAAGCGGAAGGCAAACTTTGAACAGAGTAAAAAACTTAAAGAAAGGCTTCAGACAATAAGGAAGGAAGCTGCTGAGAGAATGCCCTAA